In a single window of the Papaver somniferum cultivar HN1 chromosome 8, ASM357369v1, whole genome shotgun sequence genome:
- the LOC113301517 gene encoding U-box domain-containing protein 44-like, translated as MTSDVIHSLAFIPASESLFQLIKLIIATVQAAKDVVIAKESFSRLSSYLGRIVLVLEELAMKNIDTSQSLSTAIEILEREIKDAKQLVQDCSKRNRVYLLVNCRRIIKRLEHTTREFSRALSLIPLASLDLSVGVSEEISELCETMLRMEFKAAIEQEEIMERIESGIQERNVDRSYANKLLVLIAEAVGIQPDRMTLKRELDGFKTEIEEAQLRKDQAEAIQMDQIIALLGRADAASSPREKETLYMSKRNSLGTQLLEPLQSFYCPITKDVMIDPVETSSGQTFERAAIEKWLADGNCLCPLTITPLNPNILRPNKTLQQSIQEWKDRNTMIRIGSMKCKILSDDDQEVLQTLGQLQDICEERTSRLEWVVLENYIPLLIKRLGGKNNQIRNRILAILCILAKEEGDIKERILDVDSSMEFIVRSLARRRESKLAVALLLELSKNNRVRDHIGKTQGCILLLVTISSSDDNQAAKDSRELLENLSALDQNIIEMAKSNYFKPLLHRLSSGPESVKKLMARTLAEMELSDNGKSTLVEEGVLPPLYCLVSDADLEMKEVAVKALQHLSSVPRNGLQMIREGSARLLLDHLYHHSSSPRLREQVGATIMNLAKSTEADQSGLTRLSFLESDEDIFRLFSLINLTGPTVQRSILQTFHSMCEPPNATDIRSKLRQCSAIQVLVQLCELDNIHPEAVKLFCCLTQDGDEGMVSEHVDQRCIQTLLRIITTSDDEEELTAIMGIISNLPRNPSHITEWLIEEGAIPIIFRFLTDGTFNSNQIKENSVGAIRRFSVSSNQDWQMKAAEIGMIPVLVQLLQSGTSLMKQHSAYSLAQFSESSIRLSRPIERRGGFFCCSPPAEAGCPVHLGVCSVESSFCLVEADAVEPLARILGETDFEACEAALGALLTLIDGERVQSGSKVLTERNAIIPIIRLLSSPSVILQEKALLALERLFRLVEFKQKYGASAQMPLVDITQRGNSASKSLAARILAHLNVLDEQSSYF; from the exons ATGACAAGCGACGTAATCCATAGTCTTGCATTTATTCCGGCTTCGGAATCCCTGTTTCAGCTTATAAAGCTCATAATTGCCACTGTACAAGCTGCAAAGGATGTTGTTATTGCAAAAGAGAGCTTTTCTAGACTCTCATCTTATTTGGGAAGGATAGTTCTTGTTTTGGAAGAGTTAGCTATGAAAAATATCGATACTTCCCAGAGTTTGAGTACTGCTATTGAGATTCTTGAGCGCGAAATTAAAGACGCAAAACAGCTAGTTCAGGATTGTAGCAAGAGAAACAGAGTTTATCTACTAGTCAATTGCCGCAGAATCATTAAGCGTTTAGAACACACGACAAGGGAGTTCAGCCGAGCACTAAGTCTGATCCCTTTGGCATCCCTAGATCTGTCAGTAGGTGTAAGTGAAGAGATTAGTGAACTATGTGAAACTATGTTGAGAATGGAATTCAAGGCAGCTATAGAGCAAGAAGAAATCATGGAGAGAATCGAATCTGGAATACAAGAGAGGAATGTCGATCGATCTTATGCAAATAAGTTGTTGGTTCTCATTGCGGAAGCTGTTGGAATCCAACCTGACCGAATGACATTAAAAAGGGAATTAGACGGATTTAAGACTGAAATAGAAGAAGCACAGTTGAGGAAGGATCAAGCCGAGGCTATACAAATGGATCAGATCATTGCATTGCTTGGAAGGGCGGACGCTGCTTCATCTCCCAGGGAGAAGGAAACTTTATATATGAGCAAGAGGAATTCTTTAGGTACCCAACTCTTGGAGCCTCTCCAGTCATTTTATTGTCCCATAACAAAAGATGTTATGATAGACCCCGTCGAAACATCGTCAGGGCAGACATTTGAGAGAGCTGCAATAGAGAAGTGGTTGGCAGATGGGAATTGTCTTTGTCCATTAACCATTACCCCGTTAAATCCAAATATACTACGTCCAAACAAAACTCTTCAACAGTCAATTCAAGAATGGAAAGATAGGAACACCATGATCAGAATTGGTTCAATGAAATGCAAAATCCTGTCGGATGATGACCAAGAAGTGCTTCAGACTCTTGGGCAATTGCAAGATATTTGTGAAGAACGAACTTCCCGTCTGGAGTGGGTAGTACTAGAGAACTACATACCGCTACTTATTAAACGTCTCGGCGGGAAAAATAATCAGATAAGAAACAGAATTTTGGCCATTCTTTGCATTTTGGCCAAGGAAGAAGGTGACATCAAG GAAAGAATTCTCGACGTGGATTCCTCCATGGAATTCATTGTCCGTTCACTTGCACGTCGTCGGGAAAGTAAGTTGGCAGTGGCATTACTATTGGAATTGTCAAAGAACAATCGAGTGCGCGACCATATTGGAAAGACTCAGGGCTGCATCCTCCTCCTTGTGACCATCTCAAGTAGTGACGACAATCAAGCTGCTAAAGATTCAAGAGAGCTTTTGGAGAATCTCTCAGCCCTCGATCAAAACATTATAGAGATGGCAAAGTCAAATTATTTTAAACCTTTACTGCATCGTCTTTCTTCAG GACCCGAAAGTGTCAAAAAACTTATGGCAAGAACTTTAGCAGAGATGGAGTTGAGTGACAATGGTAAATCTACTCTGGTAGAAGAAGGGGTATTGCCCCCGTTATATTGCCTAGTGTCTGATGCTGATCTGGAGATGAAAGAAGTGGCTGTGAAAGCTCTGCAACATCTTTCAAGTGTTCCACGGAATGGCTTGCAAATGATTAGAGAGGGATCAGCAAGATTGTTGCTTGACCACCTTTACCATCACTCATCATCCCCGAGGTTGAGGGAACAGGTGGGAGCTACAATCATGAACCTAGCAAAATCAACCGAAGCAGATCAATCAGGTCTCACACGGTTGTCTTTCTTAGAATCTGATGAAGACATTTTCAGGCTCTTCTCTTTAATTAATCTAACTGGCCCCACTGTGCAAAGAAGCATACTCCAAACTTTTCATTCAATGTGTGAACCTCCCAATGCAACAGATATCAGGTCTAAACTTCGACAG TGTTCAGCTATTCAAGTATTGGTTCAATTGTGTGAGCTCGATAACATTCACCCCGAGGCAGTGAAACTCTTTTGTTGCTTGACACAAGATGGTGATGAAGGAATGGTCTCAGAACATGTAGATCAGAGGTGCATTCAAACTTTACTCAGAATCATCACAACGTCCGATGATGAGGAAGAGCTTACTGCTATAATGGGTATCATCTCCAATCTTCCCAGAAACCCTAGCCATATCACTGAATGGCTTATAGAAGAGGGGGCTATTCCAATCATTTTCAGATTTCTTACAGATGGAACTTTCAATTCAAACCAAATAAAAGAGAATTCTGTTGGAGCTATACGCCGTTTTAGTGTTTCATCAAATCAGGACTGGCAAATGAAGGCAGCTGAAATTGGTATGATCCCGGTATTAGTTCAGTTGTTACAATCAGGGACTTCTTTAATGAAACAACATTCGGCATATTCATTGGCTCAGTTTTCTGAGAGTTCAATTAGGCTAAGCCGGCCAATAGAGAGGCGTGGGGGATTCTTCTGCTGCTCACCACCTGCTGAAGCAGGTTGTCCAGTTCACCTGGGAGTTTGTTCTGTTGAATCATCATTTTGCCTAGTGGAGGCCGACGCTGTGGAACCCCTTGCAAGGATTCTTGGAGAGACAGATTTTGAGGCCTGCGAGGCTGCTTTAGGGGCACTTTTGACGTTGATAGATGGAGAAAGAGTtcaaagtggtagtaaagttctcACTGAAAGAAATGCCATTATACCTATCATAAGGTTGTTAAGTTCCCCTTCTGTGATCTTGCAAGAAAAAGCTTTGCTTGCATTAGAAAGATTATTCCGATTGGTTGAGTTCAAGCAAAAGTACGGAGCTTCAGCTCAAATGCCGCTGGTTGATATAACACAGAGAGGAAATAGTGCTTCTAAATCTTTGGCAGCTCGAATACTGGCTCACTTGAATGTACTTGACGAGCAGTCATCATATTTCTGA